GAGAGGagataattttgtaatattcAGAATATTTTAAGAATAGTTTTTATGATATCACAGGGAAGAGTACATTATTGAATAATTTGTTTGGAACAAACTTTATGGAGATGGATGCCTTTAAGGGAAGGTATGCTTTCATCTGATAGTTTTtgcttatgtttttttattttgctaaaTTCTGTTGCCTGATTAAGACATTGTTTACAGATCTCAGACCACAAAAGGTATCTGGCTTGCAAGATGTGCCGGTATAGAGCCTTGTACCCTTGTAATGGACTTGGAGGGCACTGATGGAAGGGAGCGAGgagaggtttttttttcttccttgcCATTTTGGTTTAGTGTGTGACATTGcttaatttttctataaatgATGTCCTTTTTTGGCTAATCAGGATGATACTGCATTCGAGAAACAAAGTGCTCTTTTCGCTCTAGCTATCTCAGATATCGTCTTGATCAACATGTAAGACTGTAGTAGAGACTTTATAGTATATCAACTGTCATTTTTGTTGAAAAGAAATACTTATTCTCAGCCTCTGTGTTGTGTTTTCTTTTAAGGTGGTGTCACGATATTGGCCGTGAACAAGCTGCTAATAAACCACTCTTGAAAACTGTCTTTCAGGTATTTGTTTGTGATGCTCAGAAAGTTATAAACTATTTAAGTGTATCGAAAGATATCTTCTTTCCTATGGGTCTTGAATCTTTGGAGTTGCATTTAACAGGTTATGATGCGGTTGTTTAGTCCACGTAAAACAACAATGCTGTTTGTAATACGAGATAAAACCAGGGTacactcttttctttttttcctataTACATTACAATCCAGTAACATACTTTGTTTTGTTGATGTGATTTTTGGTGCAGACGCCATTGGAAAACTTAGAGCCTGTCTTAAGGGAAGATATTCAGAAGGTAAAAAAGAAGTGGCGTTCAGCTTATTTCAAATGATTCATAGTAAGGAAGCTGATCAATGACTTGTTCTTCGTTGTGACAGATATGGGACTCTGTTCCAAAGCCTGAGGCACACAAAGAAACTCCTATGAGTGACTTCTTCAACGTATGTAATGTCACAGCTAGAACTATGTTATGTTACAGATTATTCATGCTGTTTCTCTCTTTTGATGGTTAGGTTGAAGTTGTTGCTCTTTCTAGTTATGAGGAGAAGGAAGAACAGTTCAAGGAGCAGGTGTGTGTGTGAGGCCATGTTTCTTATAGATTGGGATGCCTTTACAGACGTATTCATTTTTGGTTTGAAACTTAGGTTGCTAGCTTGAGACAACGGTTCATGCATTCTATTGCACCGGGTGGTCTTGCTGGAGACAGAAGAGGAGTGATTCCAGCTTCAGGTTTTGCATTTAGTGCTGATCAAATCTGGAGAGTCATCAAAGAGAACAAGGATCTTGACCTTCCTGCCCACAAGGTAAGCTTACAATTTTACCTTTAAGACTTTGTTTTCATACTCCCTCTGAGCTTATTCTTCTTGCAGGTCATGGTGGCTACTGTGCGGTGCGAAGAAATCTCAAACGAGAAATTTGCTCATTTCATTACAAACGAGGTAATGCCTCTTCTGCATTGTTTGAAGCGTCTTGGTTAGTCCTATGATCACTAACCAACCTTTTTTGGCTTTTGCTTACAGGACTGGCGCAAACTTGATGAGGAGGTGCAAGCTGGTCCAGTTTCTGGTTTTGGAAAGAGGCTTAGTTCTATTCTTGGTTCTTGCTTATCAGAGTAAGCACATACCAAGCTCTAATCACACAAAGCAACTTTCTATATCTTTTAAAAGCTAATTTGGTTTATGAGATGCAAGGCTTTATGTTGATCACTACAcccattttcttttgttagatATGATGGAGAGGCTACATTCTTTGATGAAGGTGTTAGATCTTCAAAGAGACATCAGCTTGAAGAAAAACTTCTCCAAGTAATACAATACAATACAGTTgtgatattttatatgatttccTCACTGTTATTTTATGGTACAGCTTGTGAATCCAGCGTTTCAAGATGTGTTAGGACACATAAGATGGGGGATGCTTGAAAAGTTTAAGGCCTCTTTTGATAAAGCTTTAGAAATTGGTGAAGGGTTTTCTTCAGCTTCCACTACTTGGCTCAAGGCTTGCATGGACCAGTTCGATGAAGAGTGTGCAGGTGCCATCATCGAACAAGCTAACTGGGACACAGCCAAAGTGAGGGACAAGTTAGTCCGTGACATTGAGGCTCATGTTTCCTCTGTCCGGGCTTCCAAGTTATCTGAACTTACCAGTCAATACGAggtaaaataaagaataaagaaaGCTTGGGTGGCAAGTCAAGtcaagtttttttgtttctgcTTGCAGACAAAGCTTCATACAGCATTGTCAGAACCGGTGGAAGCTCTGTTGGAAGGAGCGAGTGATCAAACGTGGACAACAGTAAAGAAGCTTCATGGACGTGAAACCGAATCTGCTGTTTCTGGATTCAGTAGTGCATTAGCTGCTTTTGATATTGAAGAAGAAACAAGAGACAAAATGGTGAAGAGTCTTCAAGATTATTCAAGAGGTGTCATAGAATCTAAGGCCAAGGAAGAAGCTGGAAAGGTTTTGATGCGTATGAAAGATAGGTATAATATATAGCAACCTTTTCAAAACTAGTCTAAAACAACACTTAAGTTTTGAATCTTACTTTTGTCTTCTTCAGGTTTGCTACAATCTTCAGCAATGATGCTGATTCAATGCCACGAGTTTGGACTGGAAAAGAAGATCTTCGAGCAATTACTAAAGCAGCTAGATCAGCTGTACGTTTTTGGATTCCTCTCACCGTTTTGTTTACAAGTCTTGAGAGAAAGTCTTAAACACTTTCTTATGGTTTATTTGTTTCAGTCCTTGAAGTTGCTCTCAGTAATGGCTGTAATGCGATTGAGTGATGAAACCGATAACATCGAGAAGACACTAACTGTCGCTCTTTTGGATTCAACAACGTCTAAGAAAAGCATTACAGCATCTGATCCATTGGCTTCAAGCACTTGGGATGAGGTATGTTTGACTCTGCTCCAACGTGTTGTAACTTGAGTTGATTCTtgatcttaatatttttttgtagattcCATCATCAAGAACTTTGATCACACCGGTCCAGTGTAAATCTATATGGAGACAGTTCAAGACAGAAACAGAGTATACAGTGACTCAAGCCATATCTGCACAGGCATGGTTACTTTACTCGCACGTTTGCTCTatgctatgttttttttttatgaatactAATTGGTTATACTAATTTAGGAAGCGAATAAGCGTGGTAATAACTGGTTACCCCCTCCATGGGCTATTTTTGCATTGATCATACTTGGATTCAACGAGTTCATGACTCTTCTAAGGTCCATCAAAGCTAGTATTgaatgttttatatttgatgAATGGCATGTAGATTCTGAAAACTCTTTGCTTCTTACTATGACAGAAACCCTCTCTATCTTGGTGTCTTGTTTGTTGGTTTCTTACTTCTGAAAGCCCTCTGGACGCAACTGGATATCCCTGGCGAGTTTCGCAATGGTGCAGTAAGTATTCTACCAATCTTCTCAACCTCCAAATAACGTAGTAGTAGtagttttttttaagaattctTGATAATGATACTCATATGATATTGCTGCTACATATGATTTATTTAGCTTCCAGGGCTCATTTCGATATCAGCAAAGTTTGTTCCCACAATCATGAACCTTGTCAAGAATCTTGCTGAACAAGGGGAAGCTCCTCCTCCAGCTACTCCAGAGAACCGTCGTCCTAGCAACAACACTTCTTCATCAGAAAATCCACCAGAGCACAAAAGTGCATCAAAGACGGATTGAGAGGAGAGTAACAAAGAATCTTCTTACGATTTCCAAAGGTTTGTTCTCCAATACTTGGTGTTTTTTAACTTGTTTAAAAACGTTGCTCACTTTTCTTTATACACAACAAGTGACTTAAAAACATTGTGGCATGATTTGATTCTGAATCCGtttgattatttcttttttcttaattcttaatgtaaaaataaaataaaatattgaaggACTATAAATACATGTACGATCTCAATTACTAGTTTCG
The sequence above is drawn from the Raphanus sativus cultivar WK10039 chromosome 7, ASM80110v3, whole genome shotgun sequence genome and encodes:
- the LOC108815394 gene encoding protein ROOT HAIR DEFECTIVE 3 homolog 1, producing the protein MDKSEGGCSVQLIDGDGTYNVSGIDHFIKEVKLGECGLSYAVVSIMGPQSSGKSTLLNNLFGTNFMEMDAFKGRSQTTKGIWLARCAGIEPCTLVMDLEGTDGRERGEDDTAFEKQSALFALAISDIVLINMWCHDIGREQAANKPLLKTVFQVMMRLFSPRKTTMLFVIRDKTRTPLENLEPVLREDIQKIWDSVPKPEAHKETPMSDFFNVEVVALSSYEEKEEQFKEQVASLRQRFMHSIAPGGLAGDRRGVIPASGFAFSADQIWRVIKENKDLDLPAHKVMVATVRCEEISNEKFAHFITNEDWRKLDEEVQAGPVSGFGKRLSSILGSCLSEYDGEATFFDEGVRSSKRHQLEEKLLQLVNPAFQDVLGHIRWGMLEKFKASFDKALEIGEGFSSASTTWLKACMDQFDEECAGAIIEQANWDTAKVRDKLVRDIEAHVSSVRASKLSELTSQYETKLHTALSEPVEALLEGASDQTWTTVKKLHGRETESAVSGFSSALAAFDIEEETRDKMVKSLQDYSRGVIESKAKEEAGKVLMRMKDRFATIFSNDADSMPRVWTGKEDLRAITKAARSASLKLLSVMAVMRLSDETDNIEKTLTVALLDSTTSKKSITASDPLASSTWDEIPSSRTLITPVQCKSIWRQFKTETEYTVTQAISAQEANKRGNNWLPPPWAIFALIILGFNEFMTLLRNPLYLGVLFVGFLLLKALWTQLDIPGEFRNGALPGLISISAKFVPTIMNLVKNLAEQGEAPPPATPENRRPSNNTSSSENPPEHKSASKTD